The window GCTTGGTAATGGGGTTGGCAGCCGGGTTGGTTGTCGCCGCATTGAGCTTTGCTCAGGCTGCCGAAAAGCCTGAATTGCTTTCTTTTAAACCGTCAAATCTGCAATGGGAAAAAACCAAGGCCAAATTCACTGCGCCAGCCATTTCAACCTGTGCCGGATGTCACCCGAAGCAGTACGAAGAGTGGCAGGGCTCAATGCATGCTATGGCTTTCCAGGATCCGATCTATCTTGGTGAGCTGAATCTGGCTATTAAAGCGGTGGGCAAGGAGATTGCCAAACAGTGTGAGGGCTGTCATACGCCAGCTGCCTTTGTAAGGGGAGAAACAGCAGAGCTGGATTTTGATAATCTCAGCCCGCTGGCCAAGGCCGGTGTTTCCTGTGATGTCTGTCATTCTATTAAGAAATTTACCCATTGGGAGAGTCCCTCCCATGAGCCGGAAAACGGCTCTTTTATCCTTTCTCCGGGCCGAGAAAATGCCGATGGCTCTGCTACCCTGACCAAATACGGCCCTTTCCCCAACTACGAGGGCTGTGGCGGTGGTTTTCATGAATGTGTTGAATCTCCCAAGCATCTGACGGCGGAACTCTGTGCGGGCTGTCATCATGTTTACCATTACGACAAACACACTCCATATGAGTTTACTTATGGTGAGTGGAAGAAGAGTTTATACGCCTTGAACGGTATTCAGTGTCAGGACTGCCACATGGTGGATCTTGAGACCTTTAAACGTTCCGCTGATGAGTTCATCAAGCCGAAACGCAATGACTACCATCATTACTTCAACGGAGCCAACTTCCTGATGTACTTCCTTGGTAAACTCAAGGCCGAGAAAGAGGGAGATGAAAAGCTGGCGGCTAATTTGCAGGGGAAGTACGACATGGCTGTAGGGCGCCTGCAGGCTGCTGCTGAGATTGAAATCGATCCGATGTACGACAAGAAGGGCGATCTGTACAAGATCAGAGTTCGGGTTCATAATCGGCGAGCTGGACACAACCTGCCGACCTCGTTGACCGCTGTTCGCGAGATGTGGCTTGAAGTTAAAATTACGGATAAGAAGACCGGGAAAGTATTGATAGAGAGCGGTTATCTGGATGAAAACGGTGAGCTGGACGGCAACACTCATGTCTTCAACTCCGAGGGGATGGACATGCATGAGACATTTCAGATTGATCCCTGGAAAGTCGTGTCCTTTGCCAAGAACGATCTTATCCCGCCCAAAGGATATCGTGATATTAACTACACGATTCTGTATCCGCCGGGAGAAGGTCATGAGCTGCTTGTTCACGCCAAGCTGCGTTTTCGTCAGGCCAGTCAGTATATGGCTCAAAAACTGCTGACCAATTTGCCGGACGGTGTTGACCTGAACGAGTGGTATGGTCTGACCGAAATCCCGACTGTTCCTGTGGTTGACATGACAGAGCAGAATGTAACGGTCAAGAGCACAGGTGAGCCGACCAAGCTACAAACTATTGAACATAAACTGAAAAAGGCGTCCACGCATGTGGAGAATCTGAATAAAAATGCATCTCTTTATGAGAAGCTTGGCGGACAATCAGCCGTTGACGGGGCGGTTGCGCTTTTTTACAGGAAAGTTCTGGCAGATTCTCGGGTCAATGGTTTTTTCAAAGATATTGATATGAACCGCCAGATAAGGATGCAGAGGGGATTTCTCACCTATGCCTTCGGTGGCCCGAACAATTATTCGGGGAACGATTTGAGAGCTGTTCATGCCCCTCTTGTGGAAAAAGGATTGAATGACTCTCATTTTGATGTTATTATTGAGCTTCTTGGGGTTACCCTGAAAGAAATGGGCGTGGAGGATAAGCTTATTCAGCAGGCGGCTGACGTGGCCAACAGTGTGCGGAAGGAGGTGCTGAATAAATAAGAACGATTGAGCATTGCGTAATCGCTTGCGCTGCGATATCCAATCCGGCATTTCCTCTCGGGATGCCGGATTTTTTTTATGTATTATGGTCTTTGCCGGAACCTGCCGGAATACTTCTATTGGCGAACAGAGCAGTGCGCACAGAACAGTATACGGTGCTGTCCGGTTTGATCAGATGGAAAATTTGGAGTGAACTTATGCAGAAAATTGTTATCTTTGCCTTTCAGATCAACCCGTTGTGTTTTGTTCATGTCTTGCTCAATGCTTTGAGTATGGCTGAACAGGGGCTGGAAGGAAAAATTATTTTGGAAGGAGAAGCGGTTAAATTGGTGCCGGAAATGGCAGAATCAGATCATTTTCTCCATAAACTGTATACAAAGGCCAAGGAAGAAGGGCTTATTCTCGGTGCCTGCCGGGTCTGTTCCAATAAGATGGGCGTTGCAGAGTCGGTGAAAGCAGAGAATATTCCGCTGATCGGGGACATGTCGGGGCATCCGGCAATGGCGGAATATATAAAGGAGGGGTATAGGATAATCACTTTGTAGGTCGAATTTGCACATGGAGAACGCGGAGTGCCGTAATACGTTACGGAGGTCGATATAATCTGTCAAGAATAGCCCTACATAGTTTTCTTTCTCATTACGGTTGTTTTTTTGCCAATGGTGTAGTATGAAAAATTATACGAATTTTATTTTTGTTTAATTTTTTATATCTCGTTTTTGGGGATTCCTCGTTATTTTTCAAGAGGTCTTACGATGGAAGAGAACACGGTCAACTGTTGGGAATTTAAGAAATGTGGCAGAGAGGTGAATGGGGAGAATGTATTGTTATACGGCCTTTGCTCTGCCGCAATTGATTCGAGTCTTGATGGGATACACGGTGGGAAGAATGGTGGGCGTTGCTGTTGGGTGGTCAAATCTGTATATAATAAGGATAAAAAGTTTGGCTGTCGCTGCACCGTTGATTACATAGAATGTCATAAATGCAATTTTTACGAGTTGGTCAAGGAGGAAACTGAGTTGATCGTCACGGTCTAGCATTCCTCCACGCCTCCGACCCCGGCAAGCGGACACCCCCCGCACTGTGGCTTAGACTTTTTACAGAAATGCTTACCCACCTGCACCAGCAAGGCATGGTATTCGTTAAACAAGGCCGTGTTTTCCTCCAGACTGTCCATAAACATCTCCTGAATCTGGAAATAATCATAGTCCTCGGAAATAATCTCATGGCGCAGCAGGATGCGATGAGTGTAGGCATCCACCACGAAAATCGGCTGGCCAGCAGCGTAGAGTACCATAGAGTCTGCGGTTTCCGGCCCGATTCCCTTAACAGAGAGCAGGTGCTCCCGTAGAACAGAAGTTGGCTGTTGCAGCAGATACTCCAAGTCGTTATCCCACTGTTCCGCTATCATGGTAAAGAGATTCCGCAGCCGCCCGGCCTTGATATTATAATACCCGGCAGGACGGATATACTCAGCCAGTTCTTCCACGCTGAGGGAAGCCATCGCAGGCAGGGAGAGTACACCTGCCCTTTTCAAATTGGCAATGGCCTTTTCCACGTTCTGCCAATTGGTGTTCTGAGTCAGGATTGCGCCCACCATCACCTCAAAAGGCGTCTCGCTAGGCCACCAATGCTGGGGTCCGAAATGGGCCAGCAGGCGGCGGTAGATTTCTTCCAGTTCGTCCGATACCACAGACTACTCCTTGTCACCGAGACAGATACCGATGGACCGGGCAGTCAGTACCTTATCACTTTTGAGATCCACCTGTTTCCGGCAGCGGATGGCATCTTCCAATAAGACGGCTGACATGGTGGGCGGGGTCCAGGCCACCATCCGATCAAACAAACCTTCCGCAGCCATACGCACAGCAGCCGCCCCGAAACGAAGGGCCAGCAGGCGATCAAAGGTGGTCGGTGAGCCTCCCCGTTGGAGATGACCGAGAACCAGTGATCGGGTATCCTTACCGATCTTCTTTCTGATTTCCTCGGCCACCCATTCTCCGATACCGCCGAGGACAACCTCTTGCCGTCCGGCCTCTCCCTTGCCGCGATTTCTCACCTCGCCGCCTTCTTCCTTGGCACCTTCCGCAACCACAACAATGGAATAATGTTTTCCGTGCAGCTCGTTCTCGCTGATTTTGGTGCAGACCGCATCCATATCAAAGGGGATCTCCGGGAGCAGGACAACATCAGCACCGCCTGATATCCCAGAATAAAGGGCAATCCAACCGGAATCTCTGCCCATAACCTCGACAACCATGACCCGATCATGGGATTTGGCTGTGGAATGAAGTTTATCCAAGGCATCGGTCGCTGTGGATACCGCTGTGTCAAAACCAAAGGTTCGGTCTGTGGCTTCGAGATCATTATCAATGGTTTTGGGTACGCCGACAACCGGCATTCCCAATTCCGCGAAACGATGCGCTATTTCCAAACTCCCGTCACCGCCGACAGCGATATGGCAATCAAAGCCCATACGTTTAAACCCGTCCATGACCTTCCCGGAGACATCAACCAGCTTTTCCTCATCAGCAAAATTTTTCACTGGCATGGAAAAGGGGTTTCCCTTATTTGTTGTGCCGAGGATTGTCCCGCCGGTAGATGTTATTCCTTCAACATCAGAGGGCATCAGGCGGACCATCTCATCTTTGTCCAGAAACCCCATATAGCCGTGCCGACTGCCGTAGACCTCCCAGCCGAGTTTGGTTGCGGATTTCACTACCGCAAAAATCACCGCGTTCAGGCCAGGTGCATCTCCTCCGCCTGTGGAAATCACTATTTTATTCATCGTATTCACCTTATTACATGAAGCCTATTATTTTGATTGATCGATACGGCTCAAAAGCCGATAATATAATAATCCTAAGAAAGGACGGAAGATTTTGCAACTTTTTTCCCCTCTTATGGAGGATTAATTTTACAGCCTACGCGCTCTTCTTTTGCAGAATCGGTCACCAGATGATATTTAATCCCATTAAATGTTTTTTCAGGCGTTGACTTATCAAATAAACTGCCGTACGATAAAAAGTAATGTGAATATTTTTATTTTTTCTGTTTTTTTCGATCCTCCCTGCACCTCTATTGGGCTGTTTAG is drawn from Candidatus Electrothrix rattekaaiensis and contains these coding sequences:
- a CDS encoding endonuclease III domain-containing protein, whose amino-acid sequence is MVSDELEEIYRRLLAHFGPQHWWPSETPFEVMVGAILTQNTNWQNVEKAIANLKRAGVLSLPAMASLSVEELAEYIRPAGYYNIKAGRLRNLFTMIAEQWDNDLEYLLQQPTSVLREHLLSVKGIGPETADSMVLYAAGQPIFVVDAYTHRILLRHEIISEDYDYFQIQEMFMDSLEENTALFNEYHALLVQVGKHFCKKSKPQCGGCPLAGVGGVEEC
- a CDS encoding 6-phosphofructokinase — encoded protein: MNKIVISTGGGDAPGLNAVIFAVVKSATKLGWEVYGSRHGYMGFLDKDEMVRLMPSDVEGITSTGGTILGTTNKGNPFSMPVKNFADEEKLVDVSGKVMDGFKRMGFDCHIAVGGDGSLEIAHRFAELGMPVVGVPKTIDNDLEATDRTFGFDTAVSTATDALDKLHSTAKSHDRVMVVEVMGRDSGWIALYSGISGGADVVLLPEIPFDMDAVCTKISENELHGKHYSIVVVAEGAKEEGGEVRNRGKGEAGRQEVVLGGIGEWVAEEIRKKIGKDTRSLVLGHLQRGGSPTTFDRLLALRFGAAAVRMAAEGLFDRMVAWTPPTMSAVLLEDAIRCRKQVDLKSDKVLTARSIGICLGDKE
- a CDS encoding DsrE family protein translates to MQKIVIFAFQINPLCFVHVLLNALSMAEQGLEGKIILEGEAVKLVPEMAESDHFLHKLYTKAKEEGLILGACRVCSNKMGVAESVKAENIPLIGDMSGHPAMAEYIKEGYRIITL
- a CDS encoding multiheme c-type cytochrome, with the translated sequence MKRKYIGLVMGLAAGLVVAALSFAQAAEKPELLSFKPSNLQWEKTKAKFTAPAISTCAGCHPKQYEEWQGSMHAMAFQDPIYLGELNLAIKAVGKEIAKQCEGCHTPAAFVRGETAELDFDNLSPLAKAGVSCDVCHSIKKFTHWESPSHEPENGSFILSPGRENADGSATLTKYGPFPNYEGCGGGFHECVESPKHLTAELCAGCHHVYHYDKHTPYEFTYGEWKKSLYALNGIQCQDCHMVDLETFKRSADEFIKPKRNDYHHYFNGANFLMYFLGKLKAEKEGDEKLAANLQGKYDMAVGRLQAAAEIEIDPMYDKKGDLYKIRVRVHNRRAGHNLPTSLTAVREMWLEVKITDKKTGKVLIESGYLDENGELDGNTHVFNSEGMDMHETFQIDPWKVVSFAKNDLIPPKGYRDINYTILYPPGEGHELLVHAKLRFRQASQYMAQKLLTNLPDGVDLNEWYGLTEIPTVPVVDMTEQNVTVKSTGEPTKLQTIEHKLKKASTHVENLNKNASLYEKLGGQSAVDGAVALFYRKVLADSRVNGFFKDIDMNRQIRMQRGFLTYAFGGPNNYSGNDLRAVHAPLVEKGLNDSHFDVIIELLGVTLKEMGVEDKLIQQAADVANSVRKEVLNK